In Aspergillus fumigatus Af293 chromosome 2, whole genome shotgun sequence, a genomic segment contains:
- the prp8 gene encoding U4/U6-U5 snRNP complex subunit PRP8 has translation MASLPPPPPPGWGAAPPSMPLAPPPPGYQPPADPNVAKFAQKKNEWLRTQRNRFGEKRKGGFVETQKADMPPEHLRKIVRDIGDVSQKKFSNEKRSYLGALKFMPHAVLKLLENMPMPWESAREVKVLYHVNGCLTLVNETPRVIEPVFHAQWATMWVCMRREKCDRRHFKRMRFPPFDDEEPPLSWSENIEDVEPLEPVQMELDESEDAPVYEWFYDHRPLLDTPHVNGPSYKSWNLTLPQMATLYRLSHQLLSDVVDQNYFHMFDLNSFLTAKALNVAIPGGPRFEPLYKDIDPNDEDFSEFNAIDRIIFRAPIRTEYRVAFPFLYNTLPRSVKVSWYSHPQVVYVRADPNLPAFYFDPVINPISSRSVAPKNITVSHEDEIFGPGNNEDDFELPPEVKPFFADEELYTPDTASAIALWWAPHPFNKRSGKMVRAQDVPLVKQWYLEHCPQGQPVKVRVSYQKLLKTYVLNELHKKKPKAQNKQNLLRTLKSTKFFQQTTIDWVEAGLQVCRQGFNMLNLLIHRKNLTYLHLDYNFNLKPVKTLTTKERKKSRFGNAFHLMREILRLTKLIVDAQVQYRLGNIDAFQLADGILYAFNHVGQLTGMYRYKYKLMHQIRSCKDLKHLIYYRFNSGPVGKGPGCGFWAPAWRVWLFFMRGIIPLLERWLGNLLSRQFEGRHSKGVAKTVTKQRVESHFDLELRASVMADLMDMMPEGIKQNKVNTVLQHLSEAWRCWKSNIPWKVPGLPAPIENIILRYVKSKADWWISVAHYNRERIRRGATVDKTVAKKNLGRLTRLWLKAEQERQHNYLKDGPYVSSEEAVAIYTTMVHWLESRKFSPIPFPSVSYKHDTKILILALERLREAYSVKGRLNQSQREELALIEQAYDSPGTTLARIKRFLLTQRAFKEVGIDMNDNYSHINPVYDVEPIEKITDAYLDQYLWYQAEQRHLFPAWIKPSDSEVPPLLTYKWAQGINNLSNVWETADGETNVMIETELSKVYEKIDLTLLNRLLRLIMDHNLADYITSKNNVQLSYKDMNHTNSYGLIRGLQFSGFVFQYYGLMIDLLLLGLQRASEMAGPPQSPNDFLQFRDRATETRHPIRLYTRYVDKIWVFFRFTADESRDLIQRFLTENPDPNFENVIGYKNKKCWPRDCRMRLMRHDVNLGRAAFWDLKNRLPRSITTIEWDDTFASVYSKDNPNLLFSMCGFEVRILPKIRNQNEEFSVKDSVWSLVDNATKERTAHAFLQVTEEDIQKFNNRIRQILMSSGSTTFTKIANKWNTALIALFTYYREAAVSTVNLLDTIVKCETKIQTRVKIGLNSKMPSRFPPAVFYTPKELGGLGMISGSHILIPASDKRWSKQTDTGITHFRAGMSHDEETLIPNIFRYIIPWEAEFIDSQRVWMEYSQKRMEAQQQNRRLTLEDLEDSWDRGLPRINTLFQKDRSTLSFDKGFRLRAEFKQYQLMKSNPFWWTSQRHDGKLWNLNAYRTDVIQALGGVETILEHTLFKATAFPSWEGLFWERACLAKGTRLLRYDGSEIEVQDVKEGDLLLGPDGGPRRAFNIVNGKDRLYRIKIGGSKEDLVVTPNHILVLHREKRARNVYTGPSVQGHIQRSENGHGNLPMLSSSPAAAHHPNNLVKNRGDFWSALKSAIAWVLHAERSSTGANMVRNVLNGTVGLTAHKESYTVTNPQQKGVYYTYVWGNPQRTSIKGHRDHPPVFLPTKEDAFSAAIAKSRELYSQSEVTLATLRQRFLAKSADGKGGEILVDANLPNIFLLWDKNRSNLKFRVLCSRNFKTYGRVYTFESMPSTNAEEPGYGDDDELPQVSAEERYDTVEMTAAEFASLSTEERSRYRVFRCPGFELPEQPVPVNPYFLGLWLGDDNHEKTTNHNIHEENVREFLVNHAAELDMYLAWQGLIDYATVANPAPMMVRLPPTNPDTIEHRPVVCQARQSIRKLRLAAKNIAQPEVVLSTSPRPESQMQPKRELPSNTETALRSEAEASSISAILDSKAGHSSLDTGDPNSDVVPESIPNDVADFGLDGVPELTSSGFSELTSDSELMRLIEQVERSSQGSTEEPSQASVVEQEADLNLLETDSEDEEADSADDDEFGDPEASEFRPEPESQLSQSHFSNRRRNHRLRTGRRVYGDLNGEEEGILLDQIVEQSEGSRVNSLLRALDALGIIAQKGTGPETNRKHIPSIYMKNSRSVRLAVLAGLIDSDGWYVYPENVLGFAQSERWHSKLFWDVVALARSLGLSVLTKRRMMWNPARTERYPQLFAQISGNVAEVPCLIARKKGVERLIPQTHSFMIKDISLEPEATEWAGFRVDKDQLYLRHDYLVLHNSGFEESMKFKKLTNAQRSGLNQIPNRRFTLWWSPTINRANVYVGFQVQLDLTGIFLHGKIPTLKISLIQIFRAHLWQKIHESVVMDLCQVFDQELEQLGIEAVQKETIHPRKSYKMNSSCADILLFATNKWNVTRPSILFDTKDVYEPTTTNKFWLDVQLRYGDYDSHDIERYVRAKYLDYTTDSMSIYPSATGLMIGIDLAYNLYSAYGQYFPGLKTLIQQAMAKIMKANPALYVLRERIRKGLQLYASESNQEFLNSQNYSELFSPQIQLFIDDTNVYRVTIHKTFEGNLTTKPINGAIFIFNPRTGQLFLKIIHTSVWAGQKRLGQLAKWKTAEEVAALIRSLPVEEQPKQLIVTRKGLLDPLEVHLLDFPNISIRASELQLPFQAAMKVEKLADMILRATEPQMVLFNLYDEWLKSISPYTAFSRLILILRALHVNIDKAKIILRPDKTVITQEHHIWPTLSDEDWIKVEVQLRDLILNDYGKKNNVNVQSLTSSEVRDIILGMEISAPSLQRQQAAEIEKQQEEAKQLTAVTTKTQNVRGEEIIVTTTSQYEQQSFASKTEWRTRAIATSNLRTRANNIYISSDDVSEEGYTYIMPKNILRRFITIADLRVQVAGYLYGSSPPDNDQVKEIRTIVMIPQVGNTRDVQLPQQLPQHEYLNGLEPLGIIHTISGNEPHYMTAMDVTQHARLMNAHPSWDKKTVTMTVSFTPGSVSLAAWGLTPQGYKWGAENKDTTSDQPQGFSTSMGQKCQLLLSDKIRGYFLVPEDNVWNYSFMGSSFSSVEKRPVYVKIDTPLRFYDDQHRPLHFQNFAELEDIWVDRSDNFA, from the exons atggcGTCGTTGcctcccccccctcccccagGATGGGGTGCAGCCCCTCCTTCCATGCCTTtggcgccgccgccgccaggATACCAGCCCCCAGCGGATCCGAATGTCGCAAAGTTTgctcagaagaagaacgaatGGCTGCGGACGCAGCGCAATCGTTttggagagaagaggaaaggcgGGTTTGTTGAGACACAGAAGGCGGACATGCCTCCGGAGCACTTGCGGAAGATTGTCAGAGATATCGGCGACGTATCACAGAAGAAGTTCAGCAACGAGAAGCGCAGCTATCTCGGTGCGCTGAAGTTCATGCCTCATGCCGTGTTGAAGCTGCTGGAGAACATGCCCATGCCTTGGGAATCGGCGCGTGAGGTCAAGGTGCTCTACCATGTGAATGGTTGCCTTACGCTCGTGAACGAGACTCCGAGGGTCATCGAACCGGTTTTCCATGCTCAGTGGGCTACCATGTGGGTGTGTATGCGGCGAGAAAAGTGCGACCGCAGACATTTCAAACGGATGCGCTTTCCCCCTTTCGATGACGAGGAACCTCCCCTATCGTGGTCGGAGAATATCGAAGACGTCGAGCCCTTGGAGCCGGTCCAGATGGAGCTCGACGAATCCGAAGATGCTCCCGTGTACGAGTGGTTCTACGATCACCGGCCGCTACTTGATACCCCTCATGTCAATGGACCAAGCTATAAGAGCTGGAATTTGACCCTTCCGCAGATGGCAACTCTCTACCGGTTAAGCCATCAGTTACTCAGTGATGTGGTTGACCAGAATTACTTTCACATGTTTGATCTCAACAGTTTCCTTACGGCAAAGGCCCTGAACGTTGCTATCCCCGGTGGCCCACGCTTTGAGCCTTTGTACAAGGACATCGATCCCAATGACGAGGATTTCAGTGAATTCAATGCGATCGACCGCATCATCTTCCGAGCACCCATCCGGACAGAGTACAGAGTCgctttccctttcttatATAACACCCTACCGAGAAGCGTGAAAGTTTCCTGGtattctcatcctcaagtCGTTTACGTCCGAGCCGACCCTAACCTTCCTGCTTTCTACTTCGACCCTGTCATCAATCCCATCTCGTCGCGCTCTGTCGCCCCCAAAAACATTACAGTCAgtcatgaggatgagatctTTGGACCTGGAAACAATGAGGATGACTTTGAACTCCCACCAGAGGTGAAGCCCTTCTTCGCTGACGAGGAACTGTACACACCTGATACCGCCTCAGCGATCGCCCTGTGGTGGGCTCCTCATCCGTTCAATAAGAGATCAGGGAAGATGGTGCGCGCGCAGGACGTGCCACTCGTCAAGCAGTGGTACCTGGAGCATTGCCCTCAGGGCCAGCCTGTGAAGGTCCGAGTCTCGTATCAGAAGCTTCTTAAGACGTATGTGCTTAATGAGTTgcacaagaagaagcctaaGGCCCAGAACAAGCAGAATCTGCTGAGGACCCTGAAATCTACCAAGTTTTTCCAGCAGACGACAATCGACTGGGTTGAAGCTGGTCTTCAGGTTTGCCGCCAGGGTTTCAACATGCTCAACCTCTTGATTCACCGAAAGAATTTGACTTACCTGCATCTCGACTACAACTTCAATTTGAAGCCAGTTAAGACACTGACCACTAAGGAGCGAAAGAAGTCCCGCTTCGGTAACGCTTTTCACTTGATGCGTGAGATTTTGCGCCTTACGAAGTTGATTGTCGATGCGCAAGTTCAATACCGTCTGGGTAACATCGATGCTTTTCAATTGGCGGATGGCATTCTGTATGCTTTCAATCATGTTGGACAGTTGACCGGTATGTACCGTTACAAGTACAAGTTGATGCATCAAATCCGTTCCTGCAAGGACCTGAAGCATTTGATCTACTACCGATTCAACTCTGGCCCTGTGGGTAAAGGTCCTGGCTGCGGTTTCTGGGCTCCTGCTTGGCGCGTTTGGCTGTTCTTCATGCGCGGTATCATTCCTCTCCTTGAGAGATGGCTTGGAAACTTGCTTTCTCGTCAGTTTGAGGGTCGTCATAGCAAGGGCGTTGCCAAGACCGTCACCAAACAGCGTGTCGAGTCGCACTTCGATCTTGAACTGCGAGCCTCCGTCATGGCGGATCTGATGGACATGATGCCTGAAGGTATCAAACAGAACAAAGTCAACACAGTTCTGCAACATCTGTCTGAAGCATGGCGATGCTGGAAGAGTAATATTCCTTGGAAGGTGCCGGGGCTCCCAGCACCTATCGAGAATATTATTTTGCGATATGTGAAGAGCAAGGCCGATTGGTGGATATCCGTCGCACACTACAATCGTGAACGTATCCGCCGCGGTGCCACCGTGGATAAGACTGTTGCCAAGAAGAATCTTGGTCGACTGACTCGGCTTTGGCTCAAGGCTGAGCAGGAGAGACAGCACAACTATTTAAAGGATGGTCCTTATGTATCTTCCGAAGAAGCGGTGGCGATTTACACAACCATGGTGCATTGGCTCGAGTCTCGCAAGTTCTCGCCAATTCCGTTCCCAAGTGTCTCATACAAGCATGACACCAAGATTCTTATTCTTGCTCTCGAACGCCTCCGCGAGGCCTACTCTGTGAAGGGTAGACTGAACCAGAGTCAGCGAGAAGAACTTGCTCTCATTGAGCAGGCATATGACTCTCCTGGAACCACGCTAGCCCGAATCAAGAGATTCCTGCTCACCCAGAGAGCATTTAAGGAAGTTGGAATCGACATGAATGACAATTACAGCCACATCAACCCCGTTTACGATGTTGAGCCGATCGAGAAGATCACGGACGCGTACCTGGACCAGTATCTTTGGTATCAGGCAGAGCAGCGCCACCTCTTCCCAGCTTGGATCAAACCTTCCGATTCTGAAGTCCCTCCACTGTTGACCTACAAGTGGGCTCAGGGAATCAATAATTTGTCCAACGTCTGGGAAACTGCCGATGGCGAGACGAATGTCATGATCGAAACGGAGTTATCCAAGGTCTATGAGAAGATTGATCTTACTCTCTTGAATCGTCTGCTACGTTTGATCATGGATCACAACTTGGCTGATTACATTACTTCGAAGAACAATGTGCAGCTGAGCTATAAGGACATGAACCATACCAACAGCTACGGATTGATCAGGGGTCTGCAGTTTTCTGGTTTCGTCTTTCAGTATTATGGTCTTATGATTgatctgctgctccttggtcTGCAAAGAGCCAGTGAGATGGCAGGTCCGCCGCAGAGTCCCAACGACTTCTTGCAATTTAGAGACCGTGCCACTGAGACAAGACATCCCATTCGTTTGTACACTCGCTATGTCGACAAGATCTGGGTATTCTTCAGATTCACCGCCGACGAGTCCAGGGATCTTATTCAGCGCTTCCTTACAGAGAACCCTGATCCTAATTTTGAGAACGTTATTGGATATAAGAACAAGAAGTGCTGGCCGCGTGATTGCCGTATGCGTCTGATGCGACACGATGTTAATCTCGGTCGCGCTGCCTTCTGGGATCTGAAGAACCGTCTGCCGCGGTCAATTACGACGATTGAATGGGATGATACCTTTGCTAGCGTGTACAGCAAGGACAACCCGAACCTGCTGTTCTCCATGTGTGGCTTTGAGGTCCGTATTCTACCAAAGATTCGCAATCAGAACGAGGAGTTCTCTGTCAAGGACAGTGTGTGGTCTCTGGTAGACAACGCCACCAAGGAGCGCACAGCCCATGCTTTCTTGCAAGTAACGGAGGAGGACATCCAGAAATTCAACAACCGAATCCGGCAAATCCTCATGTCCTCGGGTTCAACCACTTTCACCAAAATTGCCAACAAGTGGAACACCGCCCTTATCGCGCTCTTTACGTACTATCGTGAAGCTGCTGTCTCCACCGTCAATCTTTTGGACACGATTGTCAAATGTGAGACCAAGATTCAGACTCGTGTTAAGATTGGTCTGAACTCCAAGATGCCCTCGCGTTTCCCTCCTGCGGTCTTCTACACGCCAAAGGAATTGGGTGGTCTGGGCATGATTTCGGGTTCTCATATTTTGATTCCCGCCAGTGACAAGCGATGGTCGAAGCAGACGGATACCGGCATTACCCACTTCCGTGCGGGTATGTCACATGACGAGGAGACCCTCATTCCTAACATCTTCCGATACATTATTCCATGGGAGGCCGAATTCATTGACTCTCAGCGAGTCTGGATGGAATACTCTCAGAAGCGGATGGaagctcagcagcagaatcGCCGTTTGACtttggaggacttggaagataGCTGGGATCGCGGTCTCCCTCGTATCAACACTCTTTTCCAAAAGGATCGAAGCACACTCAGCTTCGATAAAGGCTTCCGTCTCAGAGCCGAGTTCAAGCAGTACCAGCTGATGAAGAGCAATCCATTCTGGTGGACAAGTCAACGTCATGACGGTAAACTCTGGAACTTGAACGCTTACCGCACAGATGTCATCCAAGCACTTGGTGGTGTTGAGACTATTCTCGAGCACACCTTGTTCAAGGCAACTGCTTTTCCATCTTGGGAAGGTCTCTTTTGGGAAAGAGCATGCCTTGCCAAGGGGACACGGCTGCTACGGTATGACGGTAGCGAAATTGAGGTCCAGGATGTCAAAGAGGGAGATTTGCTCCTTGGTCCTGACGGCGGTCCTCGCCGGGCTTTCAACATCGTGAACGGTAAAGACCGTCTCTATCGTATCAAGATTGGTGGAAGTAAAGAGGACCTTGTTGTTACGCCAAACCATATTCTGGTTCTTCACCGGGAGAAGAGAGCGAGAAATGTGTATACTGGACCGTCCGTCCAAGGTCATATCCAACGTTCCGAAAACGGGCATGGTAACCTTCCGATGCTCAGTTCCAGCCCTGCGGCCGCCCATCACCCGAATAACCTTGTAAAGAACCGTGGAGATTTCTGGTCTGCTTTGAAGAGTGCTATCGCTTGGGTTCTCCATGCCGAACGAAGTTCGACCGGCGCCAACATGGTGCGGAATGTCCTCAATGGTACCGTTGGTCTTACGGCTCATAAAGAGAGCTATACTGTTACCAATCCTCAGCAAAAAGGCGTATACTACACCTATGTATGGGGAAACCCTCAACGAACGAGCATCAAGGGCCATCGCGACCACCCGCCCGTCTTCCTACCAACCAAGGAGGATGCTTTCTCTGCTGCAATTGCGAAAAGTCGTGAACTCTATTCGCAAAGCGAAGTTACGCTGGCTACACTTCGTCAAAGATTCCTTGCAAAGTCTGCCGATGGTAAAGGCGGAGAGATTCTGGTCGACGCCAACTTGCCAAACATATTCCTTCTGTGGGACAAGAACAGATCTAACCTCAAGTTCCGCGTGCTCTGTTCCCGCAACTTCAAGACATACGGGCGCGTATATACTTTCGAGTCAATGCCAAGCACCAACGCTGAAGAACCAGGAtatggagacgatgacgagcTACCTCAGGTTTCAGCAGAAGAGCGCTACGATACCGTTGAAATGACAGCAGCTGAGTTCGCCTCACTGAGCACAGAAGAACGGAGTCGGTATCGTGTGTTCAGATGTCCTGGCTTCGAGTTGCCTGAGCAGCCAGTGCCGGTAAACCCGTATTTCCTCGGACTTTGGCTTGGCGATGATAACCATGAGAAAACCACGAATCACAACATTCATGAAGAGAATGTTCGCGAATTCCTCGTGAACCATGCTGCTGAGTTGGATATGTACCTTGCATGGCAGGGTCTGATTGACTATGCGACTGTCGCCAACCCTGCACCTATGATGGTTCGGCTCCCGCCCACCAATCCTGATACCATTGAGCATCGTCCGGTTGTTTGTCAAGCACGGCAGAGCATTCGGAAGCTACGCCTTGCTGCTAAAAATATCGCACAACCAGAAGTGGTATTATCGACGTCTCCACGTCCCGAGTCGCAGATGCAACCAAAGCGAGAATTGCCGTCGAATACGGAAACTGCTCTCCGATCGGAGGCTGAAGCCTCGAGTATCTCGGCAATTCTTGATTCGAAGGCCGGTCATTCCAGTCTGGATACTGGTGATCCCAATTCTGATGTCGTTCCTGAGTCTATTCCCAACGACGTCGCCGATTTTGGCCTCGATGGAGTCCCCGAACTCACTTCTAGCGGTTTCTCAGAGCTTACCTCAGATTCTGAACTCATGCGGTTGATCGAACAAGTGGAGCGGTCAAGCCAAGGTTCGACGGAAGAACCAAGCCAGGCTTCTGTGGTAGAGCAGGAAGCTGATCTCAATCTGCTTGAAACCGAtagcgaggacgaggaagccgaCAGCGCTGACGATGATGAGTTTGGAGACCCAGAGGCTTCCGAATTTCGGCCGGAGCCAGAAAGCCAACTTTCCCAGTCTCACTTCTCCAATCGTCGGCGGAACCACCGCTTGCGAACAGGTCGTCGAGTATACGGAGATTTGAatggcgaggaggaaggtaTACTTCTTGACCAGATCGTGGAGCAATCTGAAGGCAGTCGTGTTAACTCGCTCCTCCGGGCGCTCGATGCCTTGGGGATTATTGCTCAAAAAGGAACAGGTCCTGAAACCAACCGGAAGCATATTCCGTCGATCTACATGAAGAACTCTCGGTCTGTCCGTCTTGCCGTTCTGGCAGGACTCATTGACAGTGACGGTTGGTATGTCTATCCAGAAAATGTGCTTGGATTTGCCCAGAGTGAGCGTTGGCATTCCAAGCTCTTTTGGGACGTCGTCGCGCTGGCACGTTCTTTAGGTCTCAGTGTCTTGACGAAGCGACGTATGATGTGGAACCCTGCTCGCACGGAGAGGTATCCCCAGCTCTTTGCCCAGATCTCTGGGAATGTGGCCGAGGTTCCTTGTCTCATTGCGCGGAAGAAAGGCGTTGAGCGTTTGATTCCTCAGACTCACAGTTTCATGATCAAGGACATTTCCCTTGAACCTGAGGCTACGGAGTGGGCTGGTTTTAGAGTCGACAAAGACCAGCTTTACCTGCGACATGATTACCTTGTCTTGCATAACAGTGGATTTGAAGA ATCGATGAAATTTAAGAAGCTCACAAATGCTCAGCGGTCTGGTTTGAACCAAATCCCTAACCGTCGGTTCACTCTGTGGTGGTCCCCCACCATCAACCGTGCCAACGTCTATGTCGGTTTCCAGGTGCAGCTTGACCTTACAGGTATCTTCTTGCACGGCAAGATCCCCACTTTGAAAATTTCCTTGATTCAGATCTTCCGAGCGCACTTGTGGCAGAAAATCCACGAATCTGTCGTCATGGACTTGTGCCAGGTGTTTGATCAGGAACTCGAGCAGTTGGGCATCGAAGCTGTCCAGAAGGAGACCATTCACCCACGTAAGTCTTACAAGATGAACAGTTCGTGCGCAGACATCCTGCTCTTTGCAACAAACAAGTGGAACGTGACTAGACCATCCATTTTGTTCGACACGAAAGACGTTTACGAGCCGACCACTACGAACAAGTTCTGGCTTGATGTGCAATTAAGATACGGCGATTACGATTCTCATGATATCGAGAGATATGTCCGCGCCAAGTACCTCGACTACACTACTGATAGCATGAGTATCTATCCTTCCGCCACTGGCCTTATGATTGGTATTGATCTTGCATACAACCTCTATTCGGCGTACGGACAGTACTTTCCAGGCTTGAAGACTCTCATCCAGCAGGCCATGGCCAAGATCATGAAGGCAAACCCTGCCTTGTATGTACTAAGAGAGCGTATTCGAAAGGGTCTGCAGTTGTATGCTTCTGAAAGCAACCAGGAGTTCCTCAACTCTCAGAATTACTCTGAGTTGTTCAGCCCGCAGATTCAATTGTTCATTGACGATACCAATGTTTACCGTGTCACCATTCATAAGACCTTCGAAGGCAACTTGACCACAAAACCCATCAACGGTgccatcttcattttcaaCCCTCGGACTGGTCAACTGTTCCTCAAGATTATTCATACAAGTGTTTGGGCTGGCCAGAAGCGTCTTGGCCAATTGGCGAAGTGGAAGACAGCCGAAGAAGTTGCAGCACTCATTCGGTCTCTGCCTGTGGAAGAACAGCCTAAGCAGCTCATTGTCACTCGGAAAGGTCTTCTGGATCCCCTTGAAGTCCATCTCCTCGACTTCCCCAACATCTCCATCCGTGCCTCTGAGCTCCAGTTGCCGTTCCAGGCTGCCATGAAGGTCGAGAAGCTGGCAGATATGATTCTGCGGGCCACCGAACCTCAGATGGTACTCTTCAACCTCTACGATGAATGGCTCAAGTCCATCTCTCCGTATACCGCCTTCTCCCGTCTAATTCTTATTCTGCGAGCCCTGCACGTCAATATTGACAAAGCCAAGATCATCTTGAGGCCTGACAAGACGGTAATTACACAAGAGCATCATATCTGGCCTACGCTCTCGGACGAGGACTGGATCAAGGTTGAAGTCCAGCTTCGTGACCTGATTCTGAACGATTatggaaagaagaacaacgTGAACGTGCAAAGTTTAACGAGCAGCGAAGTCCGAGACATAATTCTTGGCATGGAGATCAGCGCGCCTTCCCTTCAGCGGCAGCAGGCCGCAGAAATtgagaagcagcaggaggaggccaagcAGCTTACAGCTGTCACGACGAAGACGCAGAATGTTCGCGGTGAAGAAATCATCGTCACGACCACGTCTCAGTACGAACAGCAGTCGTTTGCTTCGAAGACCGAATGGCGTACACGGGCAATTGCGACATCAAATCTTCGCACGAGAGCCAACAATATTTACATTTCGTCAGACGATGTTTCAGAGGAAGGATACACTTATATCATGCCAAAGAACATTCTTCGTCGCTTCATCACTATCGCGGACCTTCGAGTGCAGGTTGCTGGGTATCTCTACGGTAGCTCCCCACCTGATAACGACCAAGTGAAGGAGATTCGGACCATTGTCATGATTCCGCAAGTCGGAAATACTCGAGATGTTCAGTTGCCCCAACAGTTGCCACAGCATGAGTATCTGAACGGACTTGAGCCTCTCGGTATCATCCACACGATCTCTGGCAATGAACCACATTACATGACTGCTATGGATGTGACTCAGCATGCACGGTTGATGAATGCTCACCCCTCGTGGGACAAGAAGACCGTCACGATGACAGTGTCATTTACCCCTGGATCTGTTTCCCTTGCAGCATGGGGCTTGACGCCCCAAGGTTACAAGTGGGGAGCTGAGAACAAAGACACCACATCTGACCAACCACAAGGGTTCTCGACCAGCATGGGTCAGAAATGCCAACTGCTGCTCAGCGACAAGATTCGTGGATACTTCCTGGTCCCTGAAGATAACGTGTGGAACTATAGCTTCATGGGAAGCTCTTTCAGCAGCGTCGAAAAGCGACCTGTTTATGTCAAGATTGATACGCCGTTGAGATTCTATGACGACCAACATCGTCCTTTGCACTTCCAGAACTTTGCTGAACTCGAGGACATTTGGGTTGATCGTTCCGATAATTTCGCTTAA
- a CDS encoding 60S ribosomal eL34 domain-containing protein yields the protein MEDAVLAPFLVMGKLEQRAPSETHTNPDDFENSTRTTTTTDDAAANLLITVLEVQGQSKWRTTDCNTGDGTLSSLPLEHDIDRFLFYRYNTRSNKVRIIKTPGGELRYLHIKKKGTAPKCGDCGIKLPGIPALRPREYSQISRPKKTVSRAYGGSRCAGCVKDRIVRAFLIEEQKIVKKVLKESQEKAAGKR from the exons ATGGAAGACGCTGTTCTGGCTCCTTTCTTGGTGATGGGCAAGCTTGAGCAGAG GGCTCCGAGCGAAACCCACACAAATCCagatgactttgagaatTCTACGAggacaacgacgacaacCGACGACGCCGCCGCCAATCTCTTGATCACCGTTTTAGAGGTTCAAGGACAATCAAAATGGCGAACAACAGATTGCAATAC CGGAGACGGAACCC TTTCGAGTCTGCCCTTGGAGCACGATATTGATAGGTTTTTGTTCTACAGGTACAACACGCGGTCCAACAAGGTCCGCATCATCAAGACTCCTGGCGGCGAGCTCCGTTACCTCCacatcaagaagaagggtacTGCTCCCAAGTGCGGTGACTGCGGCATCAAGCTCCCCGGC ATTCCTGCCCTCCGTCCCCGTGAATACTCCCAGATCTCCCGGCCCAAGAAGACCGTCAGCCGTGCCTACGGTGGTTCTCGCTGCGCCGGTTGCGTCAAGGACCGTATCGTCCGTGCTTTCCTGATTGAGGAGCAGAAAATCGTCAAGAAGGTCCTCAAGGAGTCTCAGGAGAAGGCCGCTGGCAAGCGCTAA